The Sorangiineae bacterium MSr11367 genome window below encodes:
- a CDS encoding tetratricopeptide repeat protein produces MNKVIAFGLGLLSLAVVHSSTTPVAAAETAGGACINDSARKELTACPGAGPKEFDVGKHGKQPQVNFRGVAPIDAKKKGEIKPGAPTETIPRDERKSRLQARARALLVTEIQGLESLFASTPKSSPDRVELARRLSEDYVELESAAFKEKTQAEIDRDTLKKTNPAGAGQKQTQANSAAQIMNGARGKAQNYYSLIKNEYPNYSKLDEVLYYLAYEYEQANDNANARKVYLELINKRPDSKYVPNAYLAFGELFFNEAMGDPSKWDLAAQAYTEVIKYPPEKNKVYGYAWYKLGYVFWNQSQFEKALNAFKKTIDWGNTYKEQPGSSKLADAARKDTIPVYALKGNPAAAYNYFHNISGDTPGSDTKTFQMMDDLGVNYLDTGHYPEAITLYRDLMSRDRNGDKHCVYQAHITEATLAMKSGNKDLVKTELDNQLKNYSEFKNANHTAESKKECANKTAALLTETGMAWHLEAVGSQGQRGTGDQKAMTLAAYLYKKIGDTWNAQDFATFEFPRIVKEDWPTLYKIRYAMADLLYFQQKWAECGPAFDKVVAENPTGPDAPEAAYASVLCYQNIYEAAHKGGEARKGMGNAPGQTKQTEAQKKAEEDSRLQPKPLTENQKGMITAFNRYICYIKPVDAQGQEQLVEVKYARARTYFEAQHWEEAGAAFREIALQNADKDVGIYAAQLYLEAINVIGSHSNPPRPSCYDDMQNDVPKFVELYCTGEKEKKNAEQCVSLTKVSCDIQRLKAQKLVELADKGGANAVQTYEQAGNTYFELWRRYGEAQLSQGQPGQCERLDEILYNSAKAFQAARLVAKAIKARMTLLDPRYKMDKSDLAKKATYEIGGNYQAIAVYDQAAEWFEKFAKENPKYEKADQALSDATVLRLGLGDEEKGIADAEMFRKNYGASKPTQAATIAFAIGAHYAEKEDWDKAQKALEDSIGYIDRNAAPDIQVQAHATLARAYLKVRHQNKDRSHADYAKVRKIWENPADAVRKINDAYPNEDEAQKQKRVGKALNAVGESYFAAAEELKKETVDKIKFPVYRGSGSADDVRRHINTRVKEWLEKKGPAIEAAAAAYKKIVDLQPDAPPKWVIAAGSRVGLMWGDFVDSFRAAPIPESWKKDAEIRGVYFDALDAKSEPIKVQKAKPALVTCLTYSVKFQYFDQYSRSCEEWLAKNYKAEYHVVDELRGAPTLSNSGLDDKPPPITLGGLIWHPANTGPAEKVAASSVAAPSDDQKADAKKGDKGAGGKGGVKASASAGGGGGGGAPKPPKGATVRPLPGGKKK; encoded by the coding sequence ATGAATAAGGTCATCGCGTTCGGGCTCGGGCTGCTGTCCCTCGCCGTGGTGCACTCCAGCACCACGCCCGTGGCGGCAGCCGAGACTGCGGGCGGCGCGTGCATCAACGATAGTGCACGCAAAGAGCTCACCGCATGTCCGGGGGCCGGTCCGAAGGAGTTCGACGTCGGCAAACACGGCAAGCAGCCGCAAGTGAATTTCCGCGGCGTCGCCCCGATTGATGCGAAGAAGAAGGGCGAAATCAAGCCGGGCGCTCCGACGGAGACGATTCCGCGCGATGAACGAAAGAGCCGCCTGCAGGCGCGTGCGCGCGCCCTGCTGGTGACGGAAATCCAGGGGTTGGAAAGCCTCTTCGCGTCGACGCCAAAGAGCTCGCCCGACCGGGTCGAGCTCGCGCGTCGTTTGTCGGAGGACTACGTCGAGCTCGAGAGCGCCGCCTTCAAAGAGAAGACGCAGGCCGAGATCGACCGCGACACGCTGAAGAAGACGAATCCGGCGGGCGCGGGGCAAAAGCAGACGCAGGCCAACTCCGCTGCGCAGATCATGAACGGCGCCCGCGGCAAGGCGCAGAACTACTACTCGCTCATCAAGAACGAGTACCCGAACTACTCGAAGCTGGACGAGGTCCTCTACTACCTCGCCTACGAGTACGAGCAGGCGAACGACAACGCCAATGCGCGAAAAGTCTACCTCGAGCTGATTAATAAGCGCCCCGATTCGAAGTACGTCCCCAATGCGTACCTCGCCTTCGGTGAGCTCTTCTTCAACGAGGCGATGGGCGATCCCAGCAAGTGGGACCTCGCCGCGCAGGCGTACACGGAGGTCATCAAGTACCCGCCCGAGAAGAACAAGGTGTACGGGTATGCCTGGTACAAGCTCGGGTACGTCTTCTGGAACCAGTCGCAGTTCGAGAAGGCCCTCAACGCCTTCAAGAAGACGATCGACTGGGGCAACACGTACAAAGAGCAGCCGGGCTCCAGCAAGCTGGCCGATGCCGCGCGCAAGGACACGATTCCGGTTTACGCGCTGAAGGGCAATCCCGCGGCGGCGTACAATTACTTCCACAACATCTCGGGCGATACGCCGGGCTCCGACACCAAGACGTTCCAGATGATGGACGACCTCGGCGTCAACTACCTGGACACCGGTCACTACCCCGAGGCCATCACGCTCTACCGCGACTTGATGAGCCGCGACCGCAACGGTGACAAGCACTGCGTCTACCAGGCGCACATCACCGAGGCGACGCTCGCGATGAAGTCCGGCAACAAGGACTTGGTCAAGACGGAGCTCGACAACCAACTCAAGAATTACAGCGAGTTCAAGAACGCCAACCACACCGCCGAGTCGAAGAAGGAGTGCGCGAACAAGACCGCGGCGCTGCTCACCGAGACCGGCATGGCCTGGCACTTGGAGGCCGTTGGTTCGCAAGGCCAGCGCGGTACGGGCGACCAGAAGGCGATGACCCTGGCCGCCTACCTGTACAAGAAGATTGGCGACACCTGGAACGCGCAGGACTTCGCGACCTTCGAGTTCCCCCGCATCGTCAAGGAAGACTGGCCGACGCTCTACAAGATCCGCTACGCGATGGCGGACCTCCTCTACTTCCAACAGAAGTGGGCGGAGTGCGGTCCGGCGTTCGACAAGGTCGTGGCCGAGAACCCCACGGGGCCGGATGCTCCGGAGGCCGCGTACGCCTCGGTGCTCTGCTACCAGAACATCTACGAGGCCGCCCACAAAGGCGGTGAGGCCCGCAAGGGCATGGGCAACGCGCCCGGCCAGACGAAGCAGACCGAGGCTCAGAAGAAGGCCGAGGAGGATTCGCGCCTTCAGCCCAAGCCGCTGACCGAGAACCAGAAGGGGATGATCACCGCCTTCAATCGGTACATCTGTTACATCAAGCCGGTCGACGCGCAGGGCCAGGAGCAGCTCGTCGAGGTCAAATACGCCCGCGCGCGTACGTACTTCGAGGCGCAGCACTGGGAAGAAGCCGGCGCCGCGTTCCGCGAGATCGCGCTGCAGAATGCCGACAAGGACGTCGGGATTTACGCCGCGCAGCTTTACCTCGAGGCCATCAACGTCATCGGCTCGCACTCGAACCCGCCGCGTCCGTCCTGCTACGACGACATGCAGAACGACGTGCCCAAGTTCGTCGAGCTGTATTGCACGGGTGAGAAAGAGAAGAAGAACGCCGAGCAGTGCGTGTCGCTCACCAAGGTGAGCTGCGACATCCAGCGCTTGAAGGCGCAGAAGCTGGTGGAGCTCGCGGACAAGGGCGGAGCCAACGCGGTTCAGACCTACGAGCAGGCGGGCAACACGTACTTCGAGTTGTGGCGTCGTTACGGCGAGGCGCAATTGAGCCAGGGGCAGCCCGGCCAGTGCGAGCGTCTGGACGAGATCCTCTACAACTCGGCCAAGGCGTTCCAGGCGGCCCGTCTCGTGGCGAAGGCCATCAAGGCGCGTATGACCCTGCTCGACCCGCGCTACAAGATGGACAAGTCGGACCTGGCGAAGAAGGCCACGTACGAGATTGGCGGGAACTACCAGGCCATCGCGGTCTACGACCAGGCGGCGGAGTGGTTCGAGAAGTTCGCCAAGGAGAATCCCAAGTACGAGAAGGCCGACCAGGCCCTTTCGGACGCCACCGTGCTCCGCCTCGGATTGGGTGACGAAGAGAAGGGCATCGCCGACGCCGAGATGTTCCGCAAGAACTACGGCGCGAGCAAGCCGACCCAGGCCGCGACGATCGCCTTCGCCATCGGCGCGCACTACGCCGAGAAGGAAGATTGGGACAAGGCGCAAAAGGCTCTGGAAGACTCCATCGGGTACATCGACCGCAACGCGGCGCCGGACATCCAGGTGCAGGCGCATGCGACCTTGGCCCGGGCGTACTTGAAGGTGCGCCATCAGAACAAGGATCGTTCGCACGCGGACTACGCGAAGGTGCGCAAGATCTGGGAGAACCCTGCGGACGCGGTGCGCAAGATCAACGATGCGTACCCGAACGAGGACGAGGCGCAGAAGCAAAAGCGCGTCGGCAAGGCCCTCAACGCGGTCGGCGAGTCGTACTTCGCGGCGGCCGAGGAGCTGAAGAAGGAGACGGTCGACAAGATCAAGTTCCCCGTCTACCGCGGCTCGGGCTCGGCGGACGACGTCCGGCGCCACATCAACACGCGCGTCAAGGAATGGCTCGAGAAGAAGGGCCCGGCCATCGAGGCAGCGGCGGCGGCGTACAAGAAGATCGTCGACCTGCAGCCGGACGCTCCGCCGAAGTGGGTCATCGCGGCCGGCTCACGCGTCGGTCTGATGTGGGGTGACTTCGTCGACTCGTTCCGCGCCGCTCCGATTCCGGAGTCGTGGAAGAAGGATGCCGAGATCCGCGGCGTGTACTTCGACGCGCTCGACGCGAAGAGTGAGCCCATCAAGGTGCAAAAGGCGAAGCCCGCGCTCGTGACGTGCCTCACCTACTCGGTGAAGTTCCAGTACTTCGACCAATACTCGCGTAGCTGCGAGGAGTGGCTCGCGAAGAACTACAAGGCCGAATACCACGTCGTCGACGAGCTGCGCGGTGCGCCGACCTTGTCGAACAGTGGTCTCGACGACAAGCCGCCGCCGATCACCCTCGGCGGGTTGATCTGGCACCCCGCGAACACGGGCCCCGCAGAGAAGGTGGCGGCGAGCAGCGTGGCGGCTCCGTCGGACGACCAGAAGGCGGACGCGAAGAAGGGTGACAAAGGCGCCGGTGGCAAAGGCGGGGTGAAGGCTTCGGCCTCTGCTGGTGGTGGCGGCGGTGGTGGTGCGCCGAAGCCGCCGAAGGGCGCGACGGTTCGGCCTCTACCCGGTGGGAAGAAGAAGTGA
- a CDS encoding cache domain-containing protein, with the protein MRTKIIAVNAVIVLLVGLLTFVLVRKALDSAAGNPTQIMAEAKRDAQAASARLQLDGLRMERWLAGKASEPATLEVLAKASPVARGDAATNLCDAILSAAKQSPVFAGAVPSLVVLIDAQGKSIGRNGTNIGRGEDYAAAYEGLKTALTNGQSGSDAWAKAERNDQYLASYAPVRDAQGRVVGAIAAGFTLNDELSRVSDATTGRALRLVTPQGNALQIAAAAAGGENINTAINGDAKDTVKNALTAGRVGAQLVGDTIIAAAVLEGFGDGKRAVVISARPASLIENVNGLILPGIFGVTLLGLVLVVVGGWLLGNYITQPIAVLEEGLLAILNGQADKRFQLDHPDLGGLAFRIDQLLNQLMGIEEDTTDEEGRVSKAPTASNFNDAMSVDERQLDNVALQQLASEPAEQYYARIYREYIAAKRQLGEAVEHITDQTFRQRIQGMEQEASQKYGKPVRYRVQLRGREVTLLAIPLG; encoded by the coding sequence ATGCGAACCAAGATTATCGCTGTCAACGCGGTTATCGTTCTTTTGGTCGGGCTTCTGACGTTCGTTCTGGTGCGAAAAGCACTGGATTCGGCGGCTGGAAATCCCACCCAGATCATGGCCGAGGCCAAGCGCGACGCGCAGGCGGCATCGGCGCGACTGCAGCTCGATGGGCTGCGCATGGAAAGGTGGCTGGCCGGCAAGGCCTCTGAGCCTGCCACACTCGAGGTCCTAGCGAAAGCGAGTCCCGTAGCCCGGGGCGATGCGGCCACGAATCTGTGCGATGCCATCCTGAGCGCCGCCAAGCAGTCGCCGGTGTTTGCCGGCGCCGTGCCCTCCCTGGTCGTCCTGATCGACGCCCAGGGCAAGAGCATCGGGCGCAACGGCACCAACATAGGCCGGGGCGAAGACTACGCCGCCGCCTACGAGGGCCTGAAAACGGCGCTTACCAACGGCCAGAGCGGTTCCGACGCGTGGGCCAAAGCCGAGCGAAACGACCAGTACCTCGCCTCCTACGCCCCGGTGCGGGATGCGCAGGGCAGGGTCGTGGGCGCCATCGCCGCCGGCTTCACGCTGAACGACGAGCTCTCGCGCGTAAGTGACGCCACGACGGGGCGCGCCTTGCGCTTGGTCACCCCGCAGGGAAATGCCCTGCAAATCGCAGCGGCCGCCGCCGGTGGTGAAAACATCAACACGGCCATCAACGGCGACGCCAAGGACACCGTCAAAAACGCGCTCACCGCCGGGCGCGTCGGTGCGCAGCTGGTGGGCGACACCATCATCGCCGCCGCCGTGCTGGAGGGCTTTGGCGATGGCAAGCGTGCCGTCGTCATCTCCGCGCGCCCCGCGTCGCTCATCGAGAACGTGAACGGCCTGATTTTGCCCGGGATTTTCGGGGTGACCTTGCTCGGCTTGGTCCTCGTCGTCGTGGGCGGCTGGTTGCTCGGCAACTACATCACGCAGCCCATCGCCGTGCTCGAGGAGGGCTTGCTCGCCATCCTCAACGGGCAGGCGGACAAGCGCTTCCAGCTCGATCACCCCGATCTGGGTGGCCTCGCGTTCCGCATCGACCAGCTCTTGAACCAACTCATGGGCATCGAGGAGGACACGACCGACGAAGAAGGCCGTGTTTCCAAGGCCCCCACGGCGTCGAACTTCAACGACGCCATGTCCGTCGACGAGCGCCAGCTCGACAACGTGGCCCTGCAGCAGCTCGCCTCCGAGCCTGCGGAGCAGTACTACGCGCGCATCTACCGCGAGTACATCGCGGCCAAGCGCCAGCTCGGCGAGGCCGTCGAGCACATCACCGATCAGACCTTCCGGCAGCGCATTCAGGGCATGGAGCAGGAGGCTTCGCAGAAATACGGCAAGCCTGTCCGTTACCGCGTCCAACTCCGCGGGCGCGAGGTCACCCTGCTGGCGATTCCTCTGGGTTAA
- a CDS encoding YraN family protein, with the protein MQAQGFDIAARNLRLGHLEIDIVGLRDGLAVLVEVRTRGATAYEKPLASVAGKKRMRLLHAADRLWRGHLSKRPDVARMRIDVAGVTFSPDGSPHVEYIPGAITA; encoded by the coding sequence TTGCAGGCGCAAGGATTCGACATCGCCGCGCGCAACCTGCGACTGGGCCATCTGGAGATCGACATCGTCGGTCTTCGAGATGGCCTTGCTGTTTTGGTGGAAGTGAGAACCCGCGGCGCAACGGCCTACGAAAAGCCGCTCGCCAGCGTGGCCGGCAAGAAGCGAATGCGCCTGCTCCACGCCGCCGATCGCCTATGGCGAGGCCACCTCTCGAAGCGCCCCGACGTTGCACGCATGCGCATCGACGTCGCCGGCGTCACCTTCTCCCCCGACGGCAGCCCTCACGTCGAGTACATCCCCGGCGCGATCACGGCTTGA
- a CDS encoding outer membrane beta-barrel domain-containing protein, which produces MRERPNLVRATRWLLTGALTAGLVLSASNAMAQKKKPGGKKPAAPPAGAPAGAQGGAVELDQPAQPATPPPADGLELDSPQPGAQPSAQPAAPTAGATGGICDIDPSACPKPEDVKAAAKKDVKAEIYAVQQIYALRARRFEFNPYFGFTLNDQFVSHPGPGLAINYYLTNVLAIGLNGNLYTGLNSDSQFNFENRRATHVAAPLNEYQFSAALNFTYVPMYGKFAAFGDFIFHYDAYVVGGVGAISTRPIPVIDPDNRKFDYEMKLAVNLGLGLRIFLNRWFAVTAEVRDYIFNEKLENLTVAAGSAASDKGTWFGDNQITNNVQAQIGVSVFIPFSWDYRLPK; this is translated from the coding sequence ATGCGGGAGAGACCTAACCTGGTGAGGGCCACACGGTGGCTTCTTACGGGTGCGCTCACCGCCGGGCTCGTGCTGTCCGCATCCAACGCGATGGCGCAAAAGAAGAAGCCCGGCGGTAAAAAGCCTGCAGCACCGCCTGCGGGTGCACCGGCTGGCGCGCAAGGAGGTGCGGTCGAACTCGATCAGCCTGCGCAACCAGCTACGCCCCCACCCGCCGATGGCTTGGAACTCGATTCGCCCCAGCCAGGCGCGCAGCCCTCTGCGCAGCCAGCCGCACCGACGGCAGGAGCCACGGGCGGCATCTGTGACATCGATCCTTCGGCGTGTCCGAAGCCGGAAGACGTCAAAGCGGCGGCCAAGAAAGACGTCAAAGCGGAAATCTATGCGGTGCAACAGATTTACGCACTGCGCGCACGCCGCTTCGAGTTCAATCCGTATTTCGGATTTACGCTCAATGATCAGTTCGTGAGCCACCCGGGTCCGGGTCTGGCGATCAACTACTATCTCACGAACGTCCTCGCGATCGGTTTGAACGGTAATTTGTACACCGGGTTGAACAGCGACTCGCAATTCAACTTCGAAAACCGCCGCGCCACACACGTCGCCGCGCCGCTGAATGAATATCAGTTCTCTGCAGCGCTGAATTTCACGTACGTGCCGATGTACGGAAAGTTTGCGGCGTTCGGAGACTTCATCTTCCACTACGACGCATACGTAGTGGGCGGTGTCGGAGCCATCTCCACGCGGCCGATTCCGGTCATCGACCCGGACAATCGAAAATTCGATTACGAGATGAAGCTCGCGGTCAACTTGGGCCTCGGGTTGCGCATCTTCCTCAATCGTTGGTTTGCGGTCACGGCGGAAGTTCGGGACTACATCTTCAACGAGAAACTCGAAAACCTCACCGTCGCCGCCGGATCGGCAGCATCCGACAAAGGTACTTGGTTCGGCGACAACCAGATCACCAACAACGTTCAGGCCCAAATCGGTGTGAGCGTCTTCATTCCCTTTAGCTGGGACTACCGGTTGCCCAAATGA
- the ftsY gene encoding signal recognition particle-docking protein FtsY produces the protein MEWIIAVVVVVAIAALLFFFRSKKAPEGKATGESREEPTKRLERPANLRDSGAPPKAGPGAKAKAKGEKAEPAAKAEPAPAKKAPTPPPVAEELSQTDLAPADSVRPEAAKPAKRDVAGIRKGLAATRTGFIARLTALFVGKKEIDPAILEQIEEVMLTSDVGVKTTQTVLERLREKLNRNELADPEAVWAELRAEAMRILSLDGGPLRFPTKPSVAMMVGVNGVGKTTTIGKLATKYAGEGKSVLLAAGDTFRAAAVAQLEVWGKRVGAEVVKGKEGSDPGAVAFEATTKAKEAQIDLLLVDTAGRLHTKTPLMDEIKKVRKTIAKAMDGAPHEILLVLDATNGQNALSQAALFKEALDPTGIILTKLDGTAKGGIVLGICDELKLPVRYIGLGERAEDLREFYPDEFVEALFGKPDEEARAA, from the coding sequence ATGGAATGGATCATCGCCGTCGTCGTTGTCGTCGCGATAGCGGCGCTTCTCTTTTTCTTCCGCAGCAAGAAGGCCCCCGAGGGCAAAGCCACCGGTGAGTCTCGCGAAGAGCCCACCAAGCGGCTCGAGCGCCCGGCCAACCTTCGCGACAGCGGTGCGCCTCCCAAAGCAGGCCCCGGGGCGAAGGCAAAAGCCAAAGGCGAGAAAGCCGAACCCGCGGCGAAGGCCGAACCGGCACCCGCGAAGAAAGCGCCGACGCCGCCCCCCGTCGCTGAAGAGCTTTCGCAAACGGATCTCGCGCCCGCCGACTCGGTGCGGCCGGAAGCAGCCAAGCCTGCCAAGCGCGACGTCGCGGGGATTCGCAAAGGCCTCGCGGCAACGCGAACGGGCTTCATTGCTCGCCTGACGGCGCTGTTCGTCGGCAAGAAAGAGATCGACCCGGCCATCTTGGAGCAGATCGAAGAAGTCATGCTTACGAGCGACGTAGGCGTCAAAACGACGCAAACGGTGCTCGAACGTCTGCGAGAGAAATTGAACCGCAACGAGCTTGCTGATCCTGAAGCCGTTTGGGCAGAACTTCGCGCGGAAGCGATGCGCATTCTGTCGCTCGACGGCGGGCCGCTTCGTTTTCCGACCAAGCCGTCGGTTGCGATGATGGTGGGCGTCAACGGTGTGGGAAAAACCACGACCATTGGCAAGCTCGCAACGAAGTACGCCGGCGAGGGGAAATCAGTTTTGCTGGCCGCAGGTGATACGTTTCGTGCGGCTGCGGTGGCCCAGCTCGAAGTGTGGGGCAAGCGCGTAGGTGCGGAAGTGGTGAAGGGCAAAGAAGGCTCGGATCCTGGCGCGGTGGCGTTCGAAGCGACCACCAAAGCCAAGGAGGCGCAAATCGACCTTCTGCTCGTCGATACGGCTGGGCGCCTTCACACCAAAACGCCACTTATGGATGAAATTAAGAAAGTGCGCAAAACGATCGCGAAAGCGATGGATGGCGCGCCGCACGAGATCCTGCTCGTTCTGGATGCGACGAACGGACAGAATGCGCTTAGCCAAGCAGCATTGTTCAAAGAAGCTCTCGACCCCACGGGTATAATCTTGACCAAGCTCGATGGCACCGCGAAAGGAGGCATCGTGCTGGGGATCTGCGACGAGTTGAAACTACCTGTAAGATACATCGGTCTGGGTGAGCGCGCGGAAGACCTCCGTGAGTTCTACCCCGACGAATTCGTCGAGGCTCTCTTCGGCAAACCGGATGAAGAAGCAAGAGCAGCGTGA
- a CDS encoding HEAT repeat domain-containing protein, whose product MLSTLMNGKRGLALAWMMGLSVLLLVAAAPDIAFAEDRTQFLIARLQYPPAPGVADDFRIRTSAALGLGSLADAAERDKAVTPLCQSLSSDPNDIVRQSVAAALKRLNRPSAVSCVRNRLGNEPNAQVKMQLQRTLDALEPSSGGGGGSPGQSSGPWTPKFVQNARFYVAVSPITNNTGRPIEEVERAILPALRSKIESLGGYQLAPAKEGMDAARATIAKRKLKGYYLAISVEKFDYAGGNLRVRVKCAVFDYPGKNLRGEVPAGLTQAGVRPGDHSAEQNLMGMAAERAAELFTQNFQ is encoded by the coding sequence TTGCTCAGCACGTTGATGAACGGAAAGCGCGGGCTCGCGTTGGCGTGGATGATGGGACTTTCGGTCCTTTTGCTCGTCGCCGCCGCCCCTGACATTGCGTTCGCCGAAGATCGCACGCAGTTCCTCATCGCGCGTCTCCAGTACCCGCCTGCGCCCGGTGTTGCGGACGACTTCCGTATTCGCACGAGTGCCGCACTCGGCCTGGGCTCCCTCGCCGACGCTGCCGAGCGGGACAAAGCCGTCACGCCGCTTTGCCAATCGCTCTCGTCCGATCCGAACGACATCGTACGCCAATCGGTCGCCGCCGCGCTCAAGCGCTTGAATCGGCCCTCGGCCGTGAGCTGCGTGCGCAACCGGCTGGGCAACGAGCCCAACGCGCAGGTGAAGATGCAGCTTCAACGCACCCTGGATGCGCTGGAGCCGTCGTCAGGAGGGGGCGGTGGCTCGCCGGGCCAGAGCTCGGGGCCGTGGACGCCCAAGTTCGTGCAAAATGCACGCTTTTACGTGGCCGTTTCGCCCATCACGAACAATACGGGCCGGCCGATCGAAGAGGTGGAGCGCGCGATCCTTCCCGCGCTTCGCAGCAAGATCGAGTCACTGGGTGGTTACCAGCTCGCCCCGGCGAAAGAAGGGATGGACGCCGCCCGCGCCACCATCGCGAAGCGTAAGTTGAAAGGCTACTACTTGGCCATCTCGGTCGAGAAGTTCGACTATGCGGGCGGTAACCTGCGTGTCCGGGTCAAGTGTGCAGTCTTCGATTACCCGGGCAAAAATCTGCGAGGGGAAGTGCCCGCGGGCCTCACCCAAGCAGGGGTTCGACCCGGCGATCACTCGGCGGAGCAAAACCTGATGGGTATGGCCGCGGAACGTGCCGCGGAGCTGTTCACACAAAATTTTCAGTGA
- a CDS encoding histone deacetylase, protein MAEQKEIHPKANDVSGPASRRLHGSSLLLDDPVYEEHVPLAYHPERPERLRAARAALERPGVRWTHVQPRDATDEELLRVHEPEYLKSLTELRGQRAYLDPDTYVSERSVGAARKAAGGLVSMVDALIDGDCPRGVALLRPPGHHARASQAMGFCLLNNVAVAAAHARARGLSRVAIVDWDVHHGNGTQEIFYRDPSVLYLSTHQYPFYPGTGAADERGEGEGQGYTVNVPLLAGGGDGVYRAAFERVILPVLESFKPELVLVSAGFDAAKRDPLAEMELTSRAFGWMAHALAAQANASAKGRIALVLEGGYDLVAVEAGLAAAIDGVVRGDKVDIPRAPDAIDIARAAETLREDWPTVD, encoded by the coding sequence ATGGCTGAGCAAAAAGAAATCCACCCCAAGGCGAATGACGTTTCTGGCCCGGCTTCTCGTCGACTCCACGGCTCGAGTCTTCTCCTGGACGATCCGGTCTACGAGGAGCACGTACCGCTGGCCTACCACCCCGAGCGGCCCGAAAGGCTGCGCGCCGCACGTGCGGCGCTGGAGCGGCCCGGTGTTCGCTGGACCCACGTGCAGCCCCGCGATGCGACCGACGAAGAGCTGCTTCGGGTGCACGAGCCCGAGTACCTGAAGTCCCTCACCGAGCTGCGCGGGCAGCGGGCCTACCTGGACCCTGATACGTACGTGTCGGAGCGGAGCGTGGGGGCGGCGCGCAAGGCCGCCGGTGGTCTCGTGTCGATGGTGGACGCGCTGATCGACGGGGATTGCCCGCGTGGGGTCGCGCTTTTGCGGCCGCCGGGGCACCACGCGCGCGCCTCGCAAGCGATGGGCTTCTGCTTGCTCAACAACGTGGCCGTGGCCGCCGCGCATGCGCGGGCACGCGGCCTTTCACGGGTGGCCATCGTCGATTGGGACGTGCACCACGGAAACGGGACGCAGGAGATTTTCTACCGCGACCCGAGCGTGCTCTATCTCTCGACGCATCAGTACCCGTTCTATCCGGGCACGGGCGCGGCGGACGAGCGTGGCGAGGGCGAGGGCCAAGGCTACACGGTGAACGTGCCGCTGCTCGCGGGTGGTGGCGATGGCGTCTACCGCGCGGCGTTCGAGCGGGTGATTTTGCCGGTGCTCGAGTCGTTCAAGCCGGAGCTGGTGCTGGTGAGCGCGGGCTTCGACGCCGCCAAGCGCGATCCGCTCGCCGAGATGGAGCTCACGTCGCGCGCGTTCGGTTGGATGGCGCATGCGCTGGCAGCCCAGGCGAACGCGAGCGCCAAGGGGCGCATCGCGTTGGTGCTGGAGGGCGGCTACGATTTGGTCGCCGTGGAGGCCGGGCTCGCCGCGGCCATCGACGGGGTGGTGCGCGGCGACAAGGTGGACATCCCACGTGCACCCGACGCCATCGACATCGCGCGGGCCGCGGAGACGCTGCGCGAGGATTGGCCGACGGTCGACTAG
- a CDS encoding HEAT repeat domain-containing protein, with the protein MGLFDLFKAGSKEKGEKKDPKAAAAAKWAERAGDKRAQNYDRQEAIAALAEMKTGEAAAALLKRFTFTIDPSITDQDEKDTAFEGIIGAGELAIEPIRAFSAKAASLSWPMRILKELLSEELFVEELLAWLARWDTEYAKFVDPKIQLLAALEDYKHAKIREAVQPFLEDVNETARFHAVATTFAQGDDAATPSLVSLFIDEESFRIKNKLADGFVATGWSIPDEQRDSMRKSLPPGYSIDATGKVRKR; encoded by the coding sequence GTGGGTTTGTTCGATCTATTCAAGGCCGGCTCGAAGGAAAAAGGCGAAAAGAAGGACCCCAAAGCGGCCGCGGCCGCCAAGTGGGCCGAGCGGGCCGGTGACAAGCGGGCACAGAATTACGACCGCCAAGAGGCCATCGCCGCCCTCGCCGAGATGAAAACGGGGGAGGCTGCGGCCGCGCTGCTGAAGCGGTTCACGTTCACGATCGACCCCTCCATCACGGATCAGGACGAGAAAGACACGGCGTTCGAGGGCATCATCGGCGCGGGCGAACTCGCCATCGAGCCGATCCGCGCATTCTCCGCCAAGGCCGCGAGCCTTTCCTGGCCGATGAGGATCCTGAAAGAGCTGCTCTCCGAAGAGCTCTTCGTCGAGGAGCTTCTCGCCTGGCTCGCGCGCTGGGACACCGAGTACGCGAAGTTCGTCGACCCGAAGATTCAGCTGCTCGCCGCACTCGAAGACTACAAGCACGCGAAGATCCGCGAAGCCGTTCAGCCCTTCCTCGAGGACGTGAACGAGACCGCGCGCTTCCACGCCGTCGCCACCACGTTCGCCCAAGGCGACGACGCCGCGACGCCATCCCTCGTCTCGCTCTTCATCGACGAAGAGAGCTTCCGCATCAAGAACAAGCTCGCCGACGGTTTCGTCGCCACCGGATGGTCCATCCCCGACGAGCAACGCGATTCGATGCGCAAGTCGCTCCCGCCTGGCTACTCGATCGACGCCACAGGCAAAGTCCGCAAGCGGTAG